From the genome of Pseudomonadota bacterium:
AGCTTATCACTCTCCAGGACCAGGAAAACTTCCCGCCGTTTGCGGCGGCCTTGCGCTACATCCGCCGTCATCCGGAAGCCCTGGACAATCCCAGAACCCTGCTGTGCCTTGTCCTGCAGGTCCTCAACGAACAGGCCGGCAGGGTGATTGCCTCCATTGGTACGGCGCTGGAGGAGACTTCGGACGCCATCACGGCCATTACCGGTTCCCTCAATACAAAAAGGGAAGTGGGTGTCGGGGACATCAGCGACACGATGGTTGATCTGAACACACGGGAAGAGCTGATCTCCCGCTGTCTGGAGAGCCAGCTGTCCCTGGCCCGGGCGGCCAGGTATCTGGATATCGAGATTGCCGAGAGCGAGACCGACCTGCAGGCCCAGGTGCGCAACCTGCGGGCCGATATCAACGGGGTCAAGGAACATGCAGCGTTCGAGCATGACAAGGTGCGGTACCTGCAGAACGCTGTCCTGGCATCCCTGAACATCAAGCAGAACCAGATCGTCAAGATCTTCACCATCATCACGGCGGTGTTCCTGCCACCCACCCTGATCGCCAGCC
Proteins encoded in this window:
- a CDS encoding magnesium transporter CorA, with product MTDIDSLWVRMIGMTPENRQAVQAMTGADISTVPDMESDGNWLYLPLQVMVRSPEGIARRSSLFIMMGDRQLITLQDQENFPPFAAALRYIRRHPEALDNPRTLLCLVLQVLNEQAGRVIASIGTALEETSDAITAITGSLNTKREVGVGDISDTMVDLNTREELISRCLESQLSLARAARYLDIEIAESETDLQAQVRNLRADINGVKEHAAFEHDKVRYLQNAVLASLNIKQNQIVKIFTIITAVFLPPTLIASLYGMNFAVMPEFSWRHGFPAVILLTLLTSLLPLVYIRYRGWLR